From the Dromaius novaehollandiae isolate bDroNov1 chromosome 18, bDroNov1.hap1, whole genome shotgun sequence genome, the window AATTTAGCTCAGATAGCAGAAAAAAGCCTGAGAGGGCGGCGAGTGAAAGGCTGAAATAAACTGCCTGGGAGGACTGTGAAATCTCCGTGGTTGGAGGCTTTTCGGAACAGGTTGGACAAGCACAgcgggcagggcaggcagagacggCCCTGCCTGCAGGCAGGGGATGGGCCGAAGTTTTCTCAGAGTCCCTTGGAGCTTGATTTTCAGCGATGTACCAGATTTACCCCCATCAGCTCCAAGACAAAACCCATTTTCTTTCAGTCAGACACATTTATACTCGGAGATGCATATTAGCTTTCCAAGTGTGCAGGCTTTAGTCTGCGAGTGGCTGAGCTCCCAAAGCAGCGATGGTAACGCAGCCAACATCAAGGATGCTGCAAAGAGGTCGGCGTCTGCAGCCCCCTTGCAGGTCACTGCCTGCCCACCCAAAcctccgcggggctcctgggACCGAACACGAGGCTGCACGAACGCTTCTGCTGAAGCGAAGCCGCTAGCGCAGGAGGTCTCTGCTCATGGCCTTGCACGTGTGTGCAAACGCAGGGAGGTTTTCCAAGGCACCAAAGGATGTGGGAGCACACGTCCCCTGCTAAGCCCCAAAGACACCTGGACAGATCCTTCTGAGAGCACAGCTGCCTCCTTAGAGGCCGTGATGTGACTTGCGTTATAAAACCAGCGTTGGCTTCGCTGCTGGCCTTTTGCAAGAGGATTGTAATTGCCTCAGTTTATCCTTAGTAACAAGTCTCCTGGTTCTACTAAGGGAACAAGTGTCCGGCCACCCTTAGTCTTTGCAGTTAGGCTTTACCctttttaaatagcaaaagcaTGACAGCGAACAGCCTCCAGGTGCAGAAGAACGGCTGTCCATGGCCCCAGCAAAGCCACCCGCTTAACCCCACAGGAGCAGGACACGGGCTGAAAGCGCCCGTGCCGCAAGGCGGGCAAGCGTCCACCTCCTCACCCTGGACTTTCTTTTGTTAGTTATTTTTAGCTTTAATCTTATGGCACTGCTCTCCGGTGAAAGCAATTAGCTAGCAGAGCCCAACATCCTGCAGGCTTTTAATAGCAGAGCACCGAGAAAAGACTTAGTCAAGCACATGATGTGAACATGACAGCCTTAGCCTCCAGAGAAATCATGCGCCTAAATACACCAGCCCTAAATAAAGAAGTGTGTAGGTGACTCCCAGAGAGCTCCAAGGGAGAGGCAGGGGCCTCCATGCCAGGGACGcatacttgaaaagttggagagAAGTTTCTATGAAAAACATTAGTATCTTGAGATGTTCGTTTTCCCCACGCACGTTTTGGCAAGGAGCACTAGAAATGTTATTACCCCTGTCTGGCTTACGCCGTTCAGGTAacggcatgggagagttcagttACTGTCTGTGAAAATAGCGTAATAAACCACGAATGCAGTTTGAGACCTGCCGCCGCGATAGCCCTGCGACGAAGCAGCGCGTTACTCCAGCCCGTGGAGAAGGGCTGCAACGCGCAACGAGGACATCGCCTACCAGAAACAGGCTTCCCATTTCAAACCAGGCGAAAAACGAACACGTAATTACAACGAAACACATTAAAGGGAACCCCCTTGtctgtttgctaacactgaacaATTCTGGAGTTTACTTCACTTTTTAAAGTTTTGGGAAAACCGTGATGAACAACTATTTCCAAGAGTCTTTGAAGTATCGCACTCTTAGACCATAATTCAATAGGTACAATGAAGGCTGTGAAACCGTTTTTAGATATTTGAGCCTGCTTTTAAAGGATTTTATTACTTTTCAAGAACTGAGAGACAGTAATACTTTTGATTACTGTAATAATTTGTAATTAAGAGTGATTTGGGGGAAGACAGCTGAAAAAGAAGTATGCATTTATGACTGCTTTtagtgatggaaagaaaaaggcactttCTTGTGTGCTCTTTGTCATCGTCAAAGAGAAACCAAGACACTACAAAAAGCAGTGCAGTGTCTAGAGTAAGTCTTTTCTAACGAATCCCTCCGCATAACTCGGGTTTAATTCACTTTCCCAGAGCTCATGTGAAAACAGTAGATTGCATCGCTGCAAGGCTTTACGCTCCACGGAGATGCAGCTACTGCAAGCGCATCAAGGGGGACCAGCACCCGTAAGCCGCCGGCAGCCCTGCCCCGGCCAGCGTGCAGCACTGCTTTCCCCTCCAAACGCACCAAAACGGCATCTTTCGCCAAGAAAAGGCAGCATCTCCCAGATGGCACCGCAGGCCGTTGACCGGTCTCCGCCGACGCGCTCTCCTGGGCGGGCAGAGATGGCCGGGTCCTGCCCAGGCTGATCGGAAATCACTCACCTCGTCCTGCTCCGTAACCTTCTTCTAGCTGATATACGGATACAGTCCACTAGTTCGCGTTTTTTTCGGAGCTGAAGCTCAGCCGGACGTTACGAAAGCTGGTCAACAGCACCAGCTGGGTTTGGTGAGACAGAGAGCAGCTTCAGGACACCAACGGCACCACATCCACCACGCACGCCCGTCAGGCTTTACCATCTGGCAAGCCATCTCGGAAGCCTTGAGCAGCTTCCTCAAGGAGTTTTATAGTTGAAAACCTAGTTAGTTTAGAGGTGCACATAATACTGTGTTAAAAGAAATACATCCTAACAGCGATAAGTTTGGAAGTATTCAGCATCCAAAGTACCTGTTGCATCCTACGGCTGTCCTGGAAGGGCCCGTCTGCCAAGCCAGAGACGCATGTTTTGCTGCTTCATCTCGAATCAGTGTACTTGTTGCCCTTTTAAAACCTAGAAGCATAGAATATAGAGAAGCAAGtacttttgaaaaacatttgCTTTAGGGCAACAGAGAAACCTCATTTCTGTTGCTGCAGAAAGCACTGTTACTCTCAGCAAGAATCAGCCGAGAGAGCTGCAATTAGCTGGGGGGGAGGCTAACTGATACGGCAGTTGTCTCTACACTAAAAACAAGTTTCCAGAGAGAAAGGCATTTTTAGTTCAGCTAAAAATATACTCCCATATCCACTCCTACAAAAAGCATGTATATAGTCCTATAAAGTACAGTCGGCAAGACTAGGTATTCTAGTGTTttatggggtggggagggaggggaaataaAAATCCCAAGTACACATGGAATTAAAGCAATGCCAGcttcacaaacaaaaaaaaccaaaccaaaaccaaaaagacTTCAGAAATGCTTTAACATCACTATTTTGTAAGATCATGAAGTGTCTTAAACAAGCAACATGTCAGCTTGGTTTTTAAAGTCAACACACCTGCATTAACACCCTAACATAAAACTCATCACAGGAGCTTTTGATATCGATTCTTCTCCGCAGTTTCACAAGCGCAGGGATCTTTGGATTCTTcgtcttcctccctctctccaccGTACCTTCACCAGGCGCTGAATCATTCTGAAGCCAGATTATTTATTACTGTGTAAATCCAAGGAGCAAAGAAGTTACCAAACTTATGTGATCTAGAACAACAAATGGGCAAGAAGTAAGGTCTCTATATTGCCCAAAATTTCCATATAGATGAACCTCTCGCCACAAATGATACCATTCTGGATCATAATACTTTCCTAATATTTTTAGTTTAAAGAGTTGCTTGAGCAAGCATAAGCATGATTAGGAGCAGCAACATTGCTGGGCCCTTCTATTCCTGCATAGTTGCAGTAAATTTGAAACACTTAATACTAAGCAGTGGGGAAAAATTACAAGAACACACAAGTTTCCAAATTGCACAAAATGTTTATTGTTTAGTCTAGTACATTCAATATCATATTGACTAGAATACagtaattcaaaatatttttggcgaattcaaatatttttaaaaacccaTTTCAAACACTCCAAAAAGCAATGCCATgaaaaattaacttaaaattaaaacaaacatattCAAGCAATAGTTCTACTTTTGACTAGAGAAAACTTTTACGTGTATTTTAGTGGTTTTTAACAGTACTGCGTTTAAACAAGGTATATGAACTcacaaaaagtgaaaatattaaaatagacaCAATGTTAAAAAACTGAGGCATCCAGATGTTCGAGACTGTTGTACTAGGAATTACCTGCCCAGCTGTTTCATTTGTACTCTTTCGGGGCAGTTAACTAGTCTGCTGCAGCGGTGCTGTTTTTCCAATCACCCGTACAGCAATTCTTTTTCAATGCCTTGATTTGAAAGTTTGTCCCTCTTGCAAATTTCATATACAAATGTATATATTCTAAAATATGCAACCTGCTGGCAAATCTAGGTGAAGTATTAAACAGTACCTTGAAAAACATCCCTATCTTACTACCTATTGTCTGAAGACAGGCAATATCcagaacaaaatctgaaaaaggcaacacgttttgtttttaaacactgacATGAAAAAGTGAGTAAATTAGAAAAAGGATAAAGTCAATCTTAATATAAGACATTCATAATATAGTGGGACAGGATACAATTATTGGACAAACAGTATTACAATGAGGCTTCCACATCTGGTCATTTAATGCACATGTTCTACAGTCATAACTTGCtaccacattttattttcctgtacaGAAAGACAGCAATACAATTAAAGACCAGTTTTACTCTGTGGGAAGTCCCAGAATGACAAGTGACACTGTGTCAAGATCTCCACGCCTTCCTCCCTAGAAGGCCATGCTTGCAAAGACCCAATAACCACAAATTTTAAGTGGTCAGTGATTGCTCTCCACCTGCTTTCTGAACCAAACATCCATCAAATGACCCCAATGAAAGTTGGTGGAAATTGGTTCTGTCAGCCCGTTTAAATCCCTTTGAAAATCCAAGCCTTAGTATTACAGCACcagtatgtgtatatacattttCGGCAAATTAACGACTCTCTAATTTGGAGAGTGGGCTATGAGCTGGCCACCTTCATTAATACTGCCAAGCCTCGATGAGCGTGCTCTCATCCAAACTGCCACCCGACTGGGCAGCACAGAGTAGAATTGGGGATCTTGAAAAGATAAACTAGCATTACCTATTTCTTGAAAGCACTTCTTTCCATCATCGATATAGCCAAATTAAGGTGCCGTGTAAGTGGTACCATAGATGAGCAATAATATTACAGATGTTTTCATGTTAAAACCTGGCAGAATCACATTTAGGTTTTAGTTTGTAAAAGTGGTTATTACAACTATACCTGTAGTACAACCTTTGGAGAGGTACAATGTTTGCTTGTCAGCACAGCATGTGGAATGTAACCATTTCTTGCAAGATTCTGCAATATGAGTAACTGCATAGATGACAGTTGTGTGTTTTCAGttcaataaatgtatttttaaagtttacaAAAAACACAACAAGTTTCTATAAAAGTCGCATTATACCAAGATAATGGGTGGTGAAAGTAGATTATCCATCTGTGATTCATGTTTAGTGAATGACTAGTGGAAAGGCGATAGAAACCAATTTCAGATCAACAGAATTACATTTTTGTTATTGCACTGACTTCACCATTTGAATCACTAATTTAGAAAAAATTCATGTAgttaaaaattgtaaaattaaaCTAGAATACAAAATTTATTTGTAAACATCAGGTAGCCAGTTCAACTAACATGGAATGGACTCTTAGTACTGCAGTACAGTATCTTGGTTATTTACAGCACTTGCCATATGAAGGGCAATTCCAGGACACACACAACATCGGTTCACAGTAATTATGTTCAGAGAACTATCAAAGTCAGtgcattttttcctgtgcaaCTTTCCAATTTCCCCAAATTCCTTAAGTCAAATAATACTGCTACAGAGGCcaagtgcagatttttttttcttccccaaatttCATAAGTGGCGAATAATGTCTGCAGGACTTCTGTAAAGGTACTTCCAAATGGCATAGTAAtgaactgcagctgctgtggccaCAAATATGTGCCAGATGGCATGGGCAAAGGGAATGATTCCATCACTCTTGAAGAACACCACACCCAGACAGTATATCAAGCCTCCCCAGGCGACCTCCTGAAGTCCATCGGTGTTACTCTGTCAATTAATAAGGAGAAATTAGGGGTGGGGTGTAAGGGAGGGAAAGAGTATTTTCTGTACAAAgtgcatttttcttccagaagagcTGGATGACATAGTTCAGAACATCTTAGACAGTATAGTATGTTTTACCCACTCAAATGGACGAGTGACAAAAACGGTATACTTAGTATATATTCCAAAGTGTAACCTAAATATATTTGTTTCAGTTGTTAGCACTATAGAAGGAACAGTAGGATAACTCAAGTTAAGGTAAGCTTGACATTTTGCTTCTTGCTTGTTAGTGGAGCAGgcaaatacagagaaaaagaaaaccacattaTTGCATACAAGCATGAGCTGAACGTGACTAACTACTAGTTGAATGAATTATCAAGCAACATTTTGGTATAGCACTGAATTCATGTGGAAAATGACTGAAATACTGTAACTGGCATTATCAATATACCCCAGGTTCACAGCTCTCTGAACAGATTGCAGACTCAAGGAAATCTTAGCCTTTGTAGAGGACAGATTTGTAAAATTATGCCTTACAATTCAGATTTACATTTGCAGCAGAGAGAGTTATTCAAAGTTATTTAAAACATGTAACTTTTAGTAAACAATAGTCAAAGTTGAGGTGCACAAGACAGGGAGAAGATTTTTACTTGTCTTCAGATGCaccaaggaattttttttatatgtatatatagatatgtatgtatatatctagATATATCTATCTCAATTTGCTGAGAAATGAAATACCTCAGATTCAATTCATCAGCTACATAAGTTTGATACAGTTCAACTACTCAACAGTTCAATTCTGCCCTGCTTCactgattttaaaggaaaaaaaatgcctgtagtaagacatgaaaaaaatctcctAGGCTTGTTCCACATAAGTCATTTTGAAAGGTGAAAGAGTTAATTTACTTTCTGTTCTTAGACCAGAAGACAGAATAAACTGATTAGATTTTCAGGCTCTTAAGTATACCAAGAAGGAAGGACAACATATTTTGACAGATGTCCATTttactttccaaaataaaactCTTCTTTCATAACTTGAAAGTAGTAAGCAGGCATTAAATAAGTTCATAAATAGTAAACCTAAAAAACACTGCTTTGATAGATTAAGGTACTTCACATCTTTCTCATTTTTAAGAAAACGGAAGTAAACAAATTGTTCTGTCCAACATTCTTTCAGACATGGGGGTATTCGTCAAGTCTGGAACTAAGTTCTTTTCTTGAGACTCTGTGGCCCAGTTTCAACAGAAAAGGTAGAATTTCATTGAATTTAAACTACAAACTTAAAATATAACTGAATATTTGGTTCTTCTGCAGAGAGCATTTATAATTATGTTGGACTGAAATTAAGATCTGTTCAGAAGAACTACAGCTGCACTGGAACTTAAAACCAGTCATAAAAGGAAAGCTTGTATATTTATAATGTTAGTTGCATTCCTTACCATGGATGTCACTACCAGAGCAGGAGAAAATCCCATTGCTAGATAGAAAAAGAGTTCAACAATCTTATACCTAAAAAGGAACAAATTGAATCATTTAAGGACGCGTATGTACAAGAGAATGGACATTTCCTTCAACAGTAAAGGaagcatttttacattttatgtcAGTATGTGTCCATTAAAACTATCCAAAAAGCTTTCTACATAGACAGATAACCAGTGTTTTATTACCAAAGTAGAGCTAGTATTTATCTCAGCACACTACACACTACAGTTGCAGACAATATCTTTTTctctaaataatgaaaaaaatcaatgcatcTAGTCAGTGAGTGGTAGTGAGACTAAAACAATCAAGACAACTTGTATTTTCTTATTCAACATGAAGCTCAGTAGCtcatttccaaaacaaagaacAGTTGGTCTTGCCCACTGAAAATAAGTAATGGAAATATGCTCAGTAATTTAGATCCGCTCTCAAATGGCATGAATGGCCAGATTCTTTGGTGAACTGGTATTCAAAAACCAAGAGAGCTCCCAAACTTTCCATTTCAGTTTAAAGTTAACTGCAAACAACAGTTCTTACTTTTCATGGTAGAGAAATACATAAATGGTTCCTCCAGCAGCCATTAGCCAGATAAACCAACGCATATGAGATGCCAGAGGTCCAAGCTCACGTAGATTTAACCTGGAAGTACAGAGATTTCAATAGACAGAAGTGATGAATGAATGGAACATACTGACACAGCAGTAGTGGGGCTTgttgataaaaaataataaatactgaaaGCTGTAACTTAGGCATGAGCAGACCTGCATTAGCAGACATCTGAAATTCAAGTTTTGTAACATTTACATGCAAGGCATTAACAAAAATGGTATTTTCCTATTTGATAGTGTCAGATATAAGTACGAAAACTGTGTGGATGTCATCTTAACAGCTGCATGACAAACCAGTATCTTAAAGGGTGATCTCCATAATTCACAGCAAGAATAGAAGAAAGAAGGGGAACAAGACTCAAAACACAACAATTCAGGCTTATTTGTTAACTGATATAGTTAATACAGACAGGAAACAGATATGGCTTACTACATCAAATATTTCAGACTGAAAAGCACTGACTGCTTTGAGAAAAACATTACTGCTATAACCTAACATTACTGCTATAACCTAAGTATTAACTTTCAGCTTTACTTCTGGAAGACCATGACAAATGACTTATAAGCTCAAGTTTGGAAGCATCACAAAGATTTTATGAGAAACTATATACAAGGAATTCTTCCTAGTTGTTATCAGCAAATGAAGTGAATCCTACTGTATTGGTTAGTCTTCTAATCTAAACTgatcaattttctttctttctatagGTAGACAGATTTCTTACCATGGTGCATATGATGCAGCAATAAAGACATAGATCATCATTCTGTCACACATATGAAAACAATGCTCCATGGTCctagaaagagagagaacaagtcACCAAGACTGAGTTTGGAAAGATCTTAACATCATCTGTTTCCTGACACACTCTGGAATTATTTTAGGGAAAATATTATTTCCACAACCCCTCAAAGCCACTTGGAAAATGTCCAGCTGACTTCAACTTCACAGGGTCATAATCAAGAGATGTAGGAGATGAGCACTCTTCCattcctctccccttctccactCCATCATACATCCTGCTGTCTAGCAAGGAGGCAGAAAGCTGTCACAACTCTGCTTAATCCAGAAACTGTCACCATTCAGCGACTACTGGTTAAATCCAGTTTATGATTCCCCTGTAATTAAGGGCCATAACAGGGCCAaaaagaattatatatatatatatgtacacacacacacacccccttagTTTTGTTACTGACCAGCTCCCAAGGAGGCTTTCTGCTGCTAGCTGTTTATTAGACTAAGCATCTTGGCAAATTCTGTGTGTTCCTCAAAGTATTTCAGCATGCCACAGTCTCAGACAAGTGTCCTCATTTCTACAGTGGTATTACATCCACCGTGAACTTAATCCAGAAGTTCTTACACAGATGGAAGTTGTATTGGCTTGCAACATATGTCAATAGCTACAGTTAGTGCCAGGATTAACTGTGTGGTTTTGTTGCATTACTCTGCTCTGTTAAGCAAGCGTTTCAGGCTGTGACAAAGGTTTTGGTACACGTCTACTTGGAGTGATGCATGATCCTACAACGGATGGCATTAGATGCTCCTCTTACTAAAGAGGTAGTCAAATGTGTGCAACACTACCTTCACTTTCCATCCCTTAGcaattcttttgtttgttttttagtgcaCCTAAACAATCActgccacagcctcctgcccAACAAAAAGCTGTTTGAAACACCTCTCATGAATATGCATGAGAAGTAGAGACTCTGTTTAAGAGCCACTAGGACCtatgaaaaagctttttcttcccaGAAGACAGCAGACACTAACTTTGTATTCCAGCTTGGCTCACTATTTCTTCTAATAGAATCAAGATTTTCTCAATAATTCAGTACAAACTACCACTCCAACCTTCTTTAAAATCATTAGTTTTTGGCAGCTTGAGAAACGTAATGGAAAAACATcacagaacataaaaataaaacatcataAGCAAGAGCTATTGTGATACCTTAAGTGACTCTTTTTCCAAGAGACTATATGAAATACTGTGGAAACGATGAAGAGCGCGCAGAGTCCCATGCCGTACATCCATGCTGTTATCTTTTCCCATCGATCGTCAGAAAGCCGGTGGAGAAGGGCACTGCCCACAATGGCAGGAACAATGAGGAACTAAGAAAACAAAAGGCCACTGTTAAGTTTTCACTCCCAGCCAACATAGCTACCAACCACAGTATAGCAACAGCAGGGCAGTATGCCATTAAAACCATATATGACATCCAATAGCACACTCCTAACTGGAGCAAAGTTTTTGTGTAGCTGTGTGTTGATATACAAGTGTCGAGACTTTGCCAGTATCTTAGACATCTAGATTATACCCATTTGTGATAAGTTTCTCCCCCCATGGGGTTTAGGATAAGTCACTAGCTTCCCTAGCCATAACACATCACACAAACAAAAGGATTTGCTAAGTcttactaatttatttattttcacattctgcttcacatttttaaaaggttttgatCTTACTCCAGGCTTGTATCTAAACCATCTCTTTTGCACAAAGGCTGAGCAAGGAACACAACATAAGAAATTTAAAACcccaatgaaaaaaaataaagcacttaGAAGCATGCAGGTAAGGAGAAGATAAAATAATTTGGCAAAGGCTTTGCAGAACGTGGTTTTACATATCATAAATTAGCTGCAAACTTCTAGTTTGAACAGATTCTTAATACATAAAGATTATGTTCTTTTAAGGTAATGTATCCCAGTCTGTTTTCCTCACCACCTGCTTCTCCAAGCAGCTTTTGTTCACACCTTCCTTAGCATGCTCAGGTGAAGTGTCCAAGTGGGCTGCAGGCTTCGCATAATTActcagaaatgcatttaaaacacTACTCCTTTCCAGGATAAATTACATCATCTACCTTTGTCTCTTCAGAAACACAAActaggaaaaaaccccaaacacacacacccacatCCCACATCCAACAAGTatttacagaaaagaaactgctgtCTCAGACATTTCTATCTGTTTCCTTTCACTATGAAAACATGGATACCTCTGTCAGACTTCTAGGTTATAAAACTCTGTAATACAAGTTTCCTTCCAGGCCCTCCTATATGTTTTAAGATGTTCATTAGTTCACTTGAATTGTAAATAAACTTCATAGTTTAAACTACGAACAAACTAAGTCTCGCATGTTTATTAACACTAAAGCTAGGAACCAGCAATGTTTAAGCAAGTCCGGCAATTCTGCTTTGCATTCCAGGTTTGCTAGCTGAGAGCGCAAAGCTCTAGCCTAGGCTGCACTATCTTTGTCCTTCATCTACCTGGAGACCAGAACAAACTGAGGTTCTGCTCAGTTACAGCTCAAAAGATGCAGACTATGCTGAATGAGTCTGAAAAGCAGCTTGTTAATCcaaagaaacagttaaaaaaaataaatcactgccTTCTCTTCAGGATTTAAGTACATCAACTGCAGCTTCACTGCTATTGCATCTTCTTTTTTGCAAAGCTGAGTACAATTAACACAGAAGTTACAGAACGATACAGATGAGAAGCATGGCATCCCTAAAGCTGCAGCATCTGGACCAGAGCAGAAAACTTTGAGCTTTTTAACTAGACTATGAAAGTTGAACTCATGCATTTTAAGGCCAGAAATAGCCTTCCAGTCTTGCCTCTCATTTATCACAAATCATAAATTTTCATATACATTTCCTGCACAGCCCCCACATCCCAGAAAGGTTAAAGCATTTCACTCTTCAGGAGGTTAGTCGCTCCTCTTTTCCACTTACAGCATACAGTCTAAAGCGTGCCTGAAGCCCTTGAGACAGCAGGGAACCAAGTAGATGTGGCAGCTGCTTCATTTAGTTTTTGCAGGAGACAGGAAGATACTAAACTCCAGAAATATTTTTAGCCCGATTTCTTTAAGCTGTGCATCATGCTGAATTCACATTTGTCAGTTTCCTTCACAATTTTTGGTGCAAATTTCAGGTTGTGACTAAATTTGACAGAGAACTAGAAGTTTCAGGGAGATTTGGTATTCACGAGTGTCATGGACACAAGCAACTAAGTAAAATAGCAAACCCCTATTAATTCCCTACTAACAGCCTGGGCACAAGCTTCTCTTAGCAGAAGCTACAAGACCCCACCTAGAGCTCTGACTGAGACCATTTTAGAGGAAAGAAGACTTCTTTAGAAAGTAAAGTCAGATATTATACGGAACAACCTGCATTATTATACAAACATCTCAGTTTTACTAGTCTATTAAAAGTAATTGTTTCACAGGTTAAGCTATGATGTGTCACATTAAAATTGGCCAGCACGTAGCTTGCAGACAATCACTTTTTCCAGCAATTATTGTACATAAAGTTAAGGGTTAAAATGAATGATTGTCTTCTCACCTCTTTCTTCGCACCTTCAGAGAGAAAAGCTGAATTCATCTCTTTTCTGCCTTGTCCTGACTCTAAAGAAAAATTCTACTTCTCTTAAAGGACAGCACCATACTAATGTG encodes:
- the MMD gene encoding monocyte to macrophage differentiation factor isoform X2 translates to MNHPAPANSRYKPTCYEHAANCYTHAFLIVPAIVGSALLHRLSDDRWEKITAWMYGMGLCALFIVSTVFHIVSWKKSHLRTMEHCFHMCDRMMIYVFIAASYAPWLNLRELGPLASHMRWFIWLMAAGGTIYVFLYHEKYKIVELFFYLAMGFSPALVVTSMSNTDGLQEVAWGGLIYCLGVVFFKSDGIIPFAHAIWHIFVATAAAVHYYAIWKYLYRSPADIIRHL
- the MMD gene encoding monocyte to macrophage differentiation factor isoform X1; the protein is MRRLQERFRRFMNHPAPANSRYKPTCYEHAANCYTHAFLIVPAIVGSALLHRLSDDRWEKITAWMYGMGLCALFIVSTVFHIVSWKKSHLRTMEHCFHMCDRMMIYVFIAASYAPWLNLRELGPLASHMRWFIWLMAAGGTIYVFLYHEKYKIVELFFYLAMGFSPALVVTSMSNTDGLQEVAWGGLIYCLGVVFFKSDGIIPFAHAIWHIFVATAAAVHYYAIWKYLYRSPADIIRHL